Proteins encoded in a region of the Oscarella lobularis chromosome 5, ooOscLobu1.1, whole genome shotgun sequence genome:
- the LOC136187831 gene encoding clathrin heavy chain 1-like isoform X2: MAQVLPIKFQEHLQLQNVGINPANIGFASLTLESDKFICVREKVGDQSQVVIIDLANASNPTRRPISADSAIMNPASRVIALKAGRTLQIFNIEMKSKMKSHEMTEEVVFWKWISVNTVALVTEASVYHWSMEGDSQPLKKFDRHSSLMGPGCQIINYRTDKAQKWLLLIGISAQQNRVVGAMQLFSVERQVSQPIEGHAASFSQFKMDGNQTESTLFAFAVRSAQGGKLHVIEVGQPAAGNQPFQKKAVDVFFPPEAQSDFPVAMQISDRYNVIFLITKYGYVHLYDLETGVCIYMNRISSDTIFVTASHDATSGIIGVNRKGQVLTVSVDEENIVAYITSVLQNPDLALRMAVRNNLPGAEELFVRKFNMLFQQMQYPEAARVAAKAPRGILRTPQTIQRFQALPAQPGQTAPLLQYFGILLEQGQLNKYESLELCRPVLQQGKKQLLEKWLKEDKLECGEELGDLVKQVDPTLALSVYLRANVPNKVIQCFAETGQFQKIVLYAKKVGFQPDYVFLLRNVMRISPEQGLGFANMLVQDDEPLADLNSIVDIFAEFSLVQQCTSFLLDALKNNRPTEGHLQTRLLEMNLMHAPQVADAILGNQMFTHYDRPHVAQLCEQAGLLQRALEHYTDLFDIKRAIVHTHMLNPEWLVNYFGSLSVEDSIEALRAMLQANIRQNLQICVQVATKYHEQLTTTALIELFESFKSFEGLFYFLGSIVNFSQEADVHFKYIQAACKTGQVKEVERICRESNCYDPDRVKNFLKEARLTDQLPLIIVCDRFDFVHDLVLYLYKNNLQKYIEIYVQKVNPSRLPVVAGGLLDVDCAEDVIKQLIMTVRGQFSTDELVEEVEKRNRMKILLPWLEARIHEGSTEPATHNALAKIYIDSNNNPERFLRENQYYDSRVVGRYCEKRDPHMACIAYERGQCDLELIKVCNENSLFKSEARYLVRRRDPDLWASVLTDENTFRRQLIDQVVQTALTETQDPDDVSVTVKAFMTADLPNELIELLEKIVLENTLFSEHRNLQNLLILTAIKADRSRVMEYITRLDNYDAPDIANIAISSELYEEAFAIFKKFEVNTSAIQVLIEHVHNLDRAYEFAERCNEPSVWSLLAKAQLDALLVKEAVDSYIKADDPSAYPEVIEAAKSSGNFEDLVKYLQMARKKAKESSIDTELVFAYAMTSRLAELEEFISGPNHAQIQQVGDRCYDEKMYEAAKILFNNISNFARLASAQVHLGEYQNAVDSARKANSTRTWKEVCFACVDGEEFRLAQMCGLHIVVHADELNELISYYETRGFFEEIISLLEAALGLERAHMGMFTELSILYSKYKPHKMREHLELFWSRVNIPKVLRAAEQAHLWSELVFLYDKYEEYDNAIVTMIAHPSDAWKEAQFKDIVTKVANIEIYYRALQFYLDNKPLLINDLLLVLSPRLDHTRAVTFFIRTNQLPLVKPYLRSVQNLNNKAVNEALNGLLIDEEDYQGVRNSIDAFDNFDNIALAQRLEKHALLEFRRIAAYLYKGNNRWKQSVELCKKDRLYRDAMTYSSESRDPSIAEDLIAWFLEIGNRECFAACLFQCYDLLHPDVILELAWRHNIMDFAMPYIIQVLREYTSKVDRLHVADKEREEEREKQENQPSIVYGEPQLMITSGAGMGMMPPGAGMMPPGVGMGQPGFPGAPGFQPGYGPM, translated from the exons ATGGCCCAGGTTCTTCCGATCAAATTTCAGGAGCATTTGCAG CTCCAAAATGTCGGAATCAATCCGGCGAACATCGGCTTCGCCTCGCTCACGCTCGAATCGGACAAATTCATCTGCGTGCGAGAAAAAGTCGGCGATCAGTCTCaagtcgtcatcatcgatCTCGCCAATGCGTCTAATCCGACGCGACGACCCATTTCGGCCGATTCGGCGATCATGAATCCGGCGTCGCGAGTGATCGCGCTCAAAG CCGGCCGAACGCTTCAAATCTTCAATATCGAAATGAAGAGCAAAATGAAATCGCACGAAATGACCGAAGAAGTCGTCTTTTGGAAGTGGATCTCCGTCAACACGGTGGCACTCGTCACCGAAGCGTCCGTCTATCATTGGTCCATGGAAG GCGATTCGCAGCCTCTAAAGAAGTTTGATAGGCACAGCAGTCTCATGGGCCCCGGATGCCAGATCATCAACTATAGAACGGACAAGGCGCAAAAGTGGCTGCTCTTGATTGGCATATCGGCTCAG CAAAATCGCGTTGTCGGAGCGATGCAGCTCTTTTCGGTCGAACGCCAAGTCAGCCAGCCCATTGAGGGTCACGCAGCCTCCTTTAGTCAATTCAAAATGGATGGAAATCAAACCGAATCGACTCTTTTTGCATTTGCAGTTCGATCGGCACAAGGAGGAAAA CTTCACGTGATCGAAGTTGGCCAACCGGCAGCCGGCAATCAACCTTTTCAGAAGAaagccgtcgacgtcttctttccgcCTGAGGCGCAGAGCGATTTTCCGGTGGCCATGCAAATCAGCGATCGATACAACGTCATCTTTCTGATAACGAAATACGGCTACGTTCACTTGTACGATCTCGAAACGGGCGTCTGTATCTACATGAATCGCATATCGAGCGACACGATCTTTGTGACGGCAAGCCACGACGCCACAAGCGGAATTATTGGAGTCAACAGAAAAGGACAG gtCCTCACCGTGAGTGTGGATGAGGAGAACATCGTCGCCTACATTACGAGCGTTCTTCAAAATCCTGACCTCGCCCTTCGCATGGCCGTCAGGAACAACTTGCCTGGAGCCGAAGAGCTGTTTGTTCGCAAATTCAACATGCTCTTTCAACAGATGCAGTATCCAGAAGCAGCCAGAGTAGCAGCCAAAGCCCCGAGG GGAATCTTGAGAACGCCGCAGACCATTCAGCGTTTTCAGGCGCTGCCTGCCCAGCCGGGTCAGACGGCACCTCTGTTGCAGTACTTTGGCATTTTGCTCGAGCAAGGCCAGCTGAACAAATATGAGTCATTGGAGCTGTGCCGTCCTGTGCTTCAGCAAGGAAAGAAGCAATTGCTGGAAAAATGGCTAAAAGAGGACAAG TTGGAATGCGGAGAAGAGCTGGGCGATTTGGTGAAGCAAGTAGATCCCACTCTGGCGTTGTCAGTCTATCTCAGAGCAAACGTGCCAAACAAA gtcATTCAGTGCTTTGCCGAAACGGGACAGTTTCAAAAGATCGTTCTCTATGCAAAGAAAGTCGGATTCCAGCCAGACTACGTCTTCCTTTTGCGCAACGTGATGAGGATCAGTCCCGAGCAGGGACTTGGCTTTGCCAATATGCTCGTCCAAGACGACGAGCCTCTAGCTGATCTCAACAGC attgtCGACATTTTCGCGGAGTTCAGTCTCGTTCAGCAGTGCACGTCGTTCTTGCTGGACGCGCTGAAGAACAACAGGCCCACCGAGGGTCACCTGCAGACGCGTCTATTGGAAATGAACTTGATGCACGCGCCTCAAGTTGCTGACGCTATTTTGGGCAACCAGATGTTCACTCATTACGATCGGCCTCACGTTGCTCAGCTTTGCGAACAGGCGGGACTCTTGCAGAGA GCTCTGGAGCACTACACCGATTTGTTTGATATCAAGAGAGCTATTGTTCATACTCATATGCTCAACCCGGAA TGGCTTGTGAACTATTTCGGTTCCCTGTCGGTCGAAGATTCGATTGAAGCTCTACGAGCCATGCTCCAGGCAAACATTCGACAGAATCTGCAGATCTGCGTTCAAGTTGCTACAAAGTATCATGAACAATTGACTACGACGGCTCTTATTGAACTTTTTGAGTCGTTCAAGTCTTTTGAAG GATTGTTTTATTTCCTGGGCTCCATAGTGAATTTCAGCCAAGAGGCCGACGTTCACTTCAAATACATTCAAGCTGCTTGCAAGACAGGCCAAGTGAAGGAAGTGGAGAGAATTTGCCGCGAAAGCAACTGCTACGACCCAGATCGAGTCAAGAATTTCTTGAAG gaagCTCGATTGACTGACCAATTGCCTCTCATCATCGTCTGCGATCGCTTTGACTTTGTCCACGACCTCGTGCTCTACTTGTACAAAAACAACTTGCAGAAATACATTGAGATCTACGTCCAGAAG GTGAATCCGTCTAGGCTTCCCGTCGTAGCTGGCGGTCTCTTGGACGTCGACTGCGCCGAGGACGTCATCAAGCAACTCATAATGACTGTGAGGGGTCAATTCTCGACTGACGAGCTCGTCGAAGAGGTGGAAAAGCGCAACAGGATGAAGATCCTTCTACCGTGGCTAGAGGCTAGAATTCACGAGGGCTCAACGGAACCGGCAACGCACAACGCTCTCGCCAAAATCTACATCGACAGCAACAATAATCCAGAACGTTTTCTTAG GGAGAACCAGTACTATGATAGTCGAGTAGTTGGACGCTATTGCGAGAAGAGGGATCCGCACATGGCTTGCATTGCGTATGAACGCGGCCAGTGCGATCTTGAACTGATCAAG gTCTGCAATGAGAATTCCTTGTTCAAGTCCGAAGCTCGTTATCTGGTGAGAAGACGGGATCCGGATCTCTGGGCTAGCGTTCTTACGGACGAGAACACGTTCAGAAGGCAGTTGATTGATCAG GTTGTGCAAACCGCTTTGACGGAAACGCAAGAtcccgacgacgtttcggtGACCGTGAAAGCTTTCATGACAGCCGATTTGCCCAATGAGCTGATTGAGCTTCTCGAGAAGATCGTCTTGGAAAACACTCTTTTCAGCGAACACAG AAATTTACAGAATCTGTTGATTCTGACTGCCATCAAAGCGGATCGATCCAGAGTCATGGAATACATCACTCGTTTGGACAATTACGACGCTCCGGACATTGCAAACATTGCCATCAGCAGCGAGCTGTACGAAGAAGCTTTCGCCATCttcaagaaatttgaagTGAACACGTCTGCAATCCAG GTTCTCATTGAACACGTTCACAATTTGGATCGCGCCTACGAGTTTGCGGAGCGATGCAACGAGCCTTCAGTGTGGAGCCTTTTGGCCAAGGCTCAGCTTGACGCTTTGCTCGTAAAAGAAGCCGTTGATTCCTACATCAAAGCCGACGACCCGTCTGCTTATCCGGAAGTGATTGAGGCCGCTAAATCATCAG GCAATTTTGAAGATTTGGTCAAATATTTGCAAATGGCTcgaaagaaggcgaaagaGTCGAGCATTGACACTGAGCTTGTCTTTGCCTATGCAATGACGAGTAGACTGGCTGAACTGGAAGAATTCATCTCTGGACCCAATCACGCTCAAATCCAGCAG GTTGGAGATCGATGCTACGATGAGAAAATGTACGAAGCGGCCAAGATCCTCTTCAACAACATCTCCAACTTCGCGCGACTAGCGTCAGCTCAAGTGCATCTAGGAGAGTACCAGAACGCTGTAGACAGTGCGCGTAAAGCGAATAGTACTAGAACCTGGAAGGAG gTTTGCTTTGCTTGCGTTGACGGCGAAGAGTTTCGCTTGGCTCAGATGTGCGGTCTTCACATCGTCGTTCACGCGGACGAGCTCAACGAGCTGATCTCTTATTACGAAACTCGCGGCTTCTTCGAAGAGATTATCAGCCTTTTGGAAGCGGCTCTCGGCCTCGAACGCGCTCACATGGGCATGTTCACCGAACTATCGATTCTCTACTCGAAGTACAAGCCGCATAAGATGAGGGAGCATCTTGAATTGTTCTGGTCAAGAGTGAATATACCGAAG GTCCTAAGGGCAGCCGAACAAGCTCACTTGTGGTCAGAATTGGTCTTCCTCTATGACAAATACGAAGAGTACGACAATGCTATCGTGACAATGATAGCGCATCCGTCCGACGCTTGGAAGGAAGCCCAATTCAAGGACATAGTCACCAAAGTGGCCAACATCGAGATCTACTATCGCGCCCTCCAATTCTATCTCGACAACAAGCCCCTGCTTATCAacgatcttcttctcgtcctGTCGCCGCGTCTCGATCACACGCGCGCCGTCACGTTCTTCATTCGAACGAATCAGCTGCCGCTCGTCAAGCCCTACCTTCGATCCGTTCAGAATCTCAACAACAAGGCGGTCAACGAGGCGTTGAACGGTCTTCTCATCGACGAGGAAGACTACCAGGGCGTGCGCAATTCCATCGACGCCTTTGACAACTTCGACAATATCGCTCTCGCCCAGCGTCTCGAAAAACACGCTCTTCTCGAATTCCGTCGCATTGCCGCCTATCTCTACAAGGGGAACAACAGGTGGAAGCAGTCGGTTGAACTCTGCAAGAAGGATCGTCTCTATAGG GATGCCATGACGTATTCGTCTGAGTCGCGCGATCCTTCCATTGCGGAGGATTTGATTGCTTGGTTTTTGGAAATTGGCAATCGCGAGTGTTTTGCCGCGTGCCTTTTCCAGTGCTACGACCTTCTTCATCCCGACGTCATCCTCGAGTTGGCCTGGAGGCACAACATCATGGACTTCGCTATGCCCTACATCATTCAGGTCCTTCGAGAATATACATCAAAG GTTGATAGGCTCCACGTAGCGGACAAggaacgcgaagaagaacgagagaAACAAGAAAATCAACCCAGTATCGTTTACG GCGAGCCTCAACTGATGATCACGTCTGGTGCCGGCATGGGAATGATGCCGCCCGGCGCTGGGATGATGCCGCCTGGCGTGGGCATGGGCCAGCCAGGATTTCCTGGTGCTCCGGGATTCCAGCCGGGCTATGGCCCAATGTAG
- the LOC136187831 gene encoding clathrin heavy chain 1-like isoform X1, translated as MAQVLPIKFQEHLQLQNVGINPANIGFASLTLESDKFICVREKVGDQSQVVIIDLANASNPTRRPISADSAIMNPASRVIALKGKEKGCGLGGGGSGTPVYSSISLAGRTLQIFNIEMKSKMKSHEMTEEVVFWKWISVNTVALVTEASVYHWSMEGDSQPLKKFDRHSSLMGPGCQIINYRTDKAQKWLLLIGISAQQNRVVGAMQLFSVERQVSQPIEGHAASFSQFKMDGNQTESTLFAFAVRSAQGGKLHVIEVGQPAAGNQPFQKKAVDVFFPPEAQSDFPVAMQISDRYNVIFLITKYGYVHLYDLETGVCIYMNRISSDTIFVTASHDATSGIIGVNRKGQVLTVSVDEENIVAYITSVLQNPDLALRMAVRNNLPGAEELFVRKFNMLFQQMQYPEAARVAAKAPRGILRTPQTIQRFQALPAQPGQTAPLLQYFGILLEQGQLNKYESLELCRPVLQQGKKQLLEKWLKEDKLECGEELGDLVKQVDPTLALSVYLRANVPNKVIQCFAETGQFQKIVLYAKKVGFQPDYVFLLRNVMRISPEQGLGFANMLVQDDEPLADLNSIVDIFAEFSLVQQCTSFLLDALKNNRPTEGHLQTRLLEMNLMHAPQVADAILGNQMFTHYDRPHVAQLCEQAGLLQRALEHYTDLFDIKRAIVHTHMLNPEWLVNYFGSLSVEDSIEALRAMLQANIRQNLQICVQVATKYHEQLTTTALIELFESFKSFEGLFYFLGSIVNFSQEADVHFKYIQAACKTGQVKEVERICRESNCYDPDRVKNFLKEARLTDQLPLIIVCDRFDFVHDLVLYLYKNNLQKYIEIYVQKVNPSRLPVVAGGLLDVDCAEDVIKQLIMTVRGQFSTDELVEEVEKRNRMKILLPWLEARIHEGSTEPATHNALAKIYIDSNNNPERFLRENQYYDSRVVGRYCEKRDPHMACIAYERGQCDLELIKVCNENSLFKSEARYLVRRRDPDLWASVLTDENTFRRQLIDQVVQTALTETQDPDDVSVTVKAFMTADLPNELIELLEKIVLENTLFSEHRNLQNLLILTAIKADRSRVMEYITRLDNYDAPDIANIAISSELYEEAFAIFKKFEVNTSAIQVLIEHVHNLDRAYEFAERCNEPSVWSLLAKAQLDALLVKEAVDSYIKADDPSAYPEVIEAAKSSGNFEDLVKYLQMARKKAKESSIDTELVFAYAMTSRLAELEEFISGPNHAQIQQVGDRCYDEKMYEAAKILFNNISNFARLASAQVHLGEYQNAVDSARKANSTRTWKEVCFACVDGEEFRLAQMCGLHIVVHADELNELISYYETRGFFEEIISLLEAALGLERAHMGMFTELSILYSKYKPHKMREHLELFWSRVNIPKVLRAAEQAHLWSELVFLYDKYEEYDNAIVTMIAHPSDAWKEAQFKDIVTKVANIEIYYRALQFYLDNKPLLINDLLLVLSPRLDHTRAVTFFIRTNQLPLVKPYLRSVQNLNNKAVNEALNGLLIDEEDYQGVRNSIDAFDNFDNIALAQRLEKHALLEFRRIAAYLYKGNNRWKQSVELCKKDRLYRDAMTYSSESRDPSIAEDLIAWFLEIGNRECFAACLFQCYDLLHPDVILELAWRHNIMDFAMPYIIQVLREYTSKVDRLHVADKEREEEREKQENQPSIVYGEPQLMITSGAGMGMMPPGAGMMPPGVGMGQPGFPGAPGFQPGYGPM; from the exons ATGGCCCAGGTTCTTCCGATCAAATTTCAGGAGCATTTGCAG CTCCAAAATGTCGGAATCAATCCGGCGAACATCGGCTTCGCCTCGCTCACGCTCGAATCGGACAAATTCATCTGCGTGCGAGAAAAAGTCGGCGATCAGTCTCaagtcgtcatcatcgatCTCGCCAATGCGTCTAATCCGACGCGACGACCCATTTCGGCCGATTCGGCGATCATGAATCCGGCGTCGCGAGTGATCGCGCTCAAAGGTAAGGAAAAGGGGTGTGGACTTGGGGGGGGAGGGAGTGGGACCCCCGTTTACTCATCGATCTCTCTAGCCGGCCGAACGCTTCAAATCTTCAATATCGAAATGAAGAGCAAAATGAAATCGCACGAAATGACCGAAGAAGTCGTCTTTTGGAAGTGGATCTCCGTCAACACGGTGGCACTCGTCACCGAAGCGTCCGTCTATCATTGGTCCATGGAAG GCGATTCGCAGCCTCTAAAGAAGTTTGATAGGCACAGCAGTCTCATGGGCCCCGGATGCCAGATCATCAACTATAGAACGGACAAGGCGCAAAAGTGGCTGCTCTTGATTGGCATATCGGCTCAG CAAAATCGCGTTGTCGGAGCGATGCAGCTCTTTTCGGTCGAACGCCAAGTCAGCCAGCCCATTGAGGGTCACGCAGCCTCCTTTAGTCAATTCAAAATGGATGGAAATCAAACCGAATCGACTCTTTTTGCATTTGCAGTTCGATCGGCACAAGGAGGAAAA CTTCACGTGATCGAAGTTGGCCAACCGGCAGCCGGCAATCAACCTTTTCAGAAGAaagccgtcgacgtcttctttccgcCTGAGGCGCAGAGCGATTTTCCGGTGGCCATGCAAATCAGCGATCGATACAACGTCATCTTTCTGATAACGAAATACGGCTACGTTCACTTGTACGATCTCGAAACGGGCGTCTGTATCTACATGAATCGCATATCGAGCGACACGATCTTTGTGACGGCAAGCCACGACGCCACAAGCGGAATTATTGGAGTCAACAGAAAAGGACAG gtCCTCACCGTGAGTGTGGATGAGGAGAACATCGTCGCCTACATTACGAGCGTTCTTCAAAATCCTGACCTCGCCCTTCGCATGGCCGTCAGGAACAACTTGCCTGGAGCCGAAGAGCTGTTTGTTCGCAAATTCAACATGCTCTTTCAACAGATGCAGTATCCAGAAGCAGCCAGAGTAGCAGCCAAAGCCCCGAGG GGAATCTTGAGAACGCCGCAGACCATTCAGCGTTTTCAGGCGCTGCCTGCCCAGCCGGGTCAGACGGCACCTCTGTTGCAGTACTTTGGCATTTTGCTCGAGCAAGGCCAGCTGAACAAATATGAGTCATTGGAGCTGTGCCGTCCTGTGCTTCAGCAAGGAAAGAAGCAATTGCTGGAAAAATGGCTAAAAGAGGACAAG TTGGAATGCGGAGAAGAGCTGGGCGATTTGGTGAAGCAAGTAGATCCCACTCTGGCGTTGTCAGTCTATCTCAGAGCAAACGTGCCAAACAAA gtcATTCAGTGCTTTGCCGAAACGGGACAGTTTCAAAAGATCGTTCTCTATGCAAAGAAAGTCGGATTCCAGCCAGACTACGTCTTCCTTTTGCGCAACGTGATGAGGATCAGTCCCGAGCAGGGACTTGGCTTTGCCAATATGCTCGTCCAAGACGACGAGCCTCTAGCTGATCTCAACAGC attgtCGACATTTTCGCGGAGTTCAGTCTCGTTCAGCAGTGCACGTCGTTCTTGCTGGACGCGCTGAAGAACAACAGGCCCACCGAGGGTCACCTGCAGACGCGTCTATTGGAAATGAACTTGATGCACGCGCCTCAAGTTGCTGACGCTATTTTGGGCAACCAGATGTTCACTCATTACGATCGGCCTCACGTTGCTCAGCTTTGCGAACAGGCGGGACTCTTGCAGAGA GCTCTGGAGCACTACACCGATTTGTTTGATATCAAGAGAGCTATTGTTCATACTCATATGCTCAACCCGGAA TGGCTTGTGAACTATTTCGGTTCCCTGTCGGTCGAAGATTCGATTGAAGCTCTACGAGCCATGCTCCAGGCAAACATTCGACAGAATCTGCAGATCTGCGTTCAAGTTGCTACAAAGTATCATGAACAATTGACTACGACGGCTCTTATTGAACTTTTTGAGTCGTTCAAGTCTTTTGAAG GATTGTTTTATTTCCTGGGCTCCATAGTGAATTTCAGCCAAGAGGCCGACGTTCACTTCAAATACATTCAAGCTGCTTGCAAGACAGGCCAAGTGAAGGAAGTGGAGAGAATTTGCCGCGAAAGCAACTGCTACGACCCAGATCGAGTCAAGAATTTCTTGAAG gaagCTCGATTGACTGACCAATTGCCTCTCATCATCGTCTGCGATCGCTTTGACTTTGTCCACGACCTCGTGCTCTACTTGTACAAAAACAACTTGCAGAAATACATTGAGATCTACGTCCAGAAG GTGAATCCGTCTAGGCTTCCCGTCGTAGCTGGCGGTCTCTTGGACGTCGACTGCGCCGAGGACGTCATCAAGCAACTCATAATGACTGTGAGGGGTCAATTCTCGACTGACGAGCTCGTCGAAGAGGTGGAAAAGCGCAACAGGATGAAGATCCTTCTACCGTGGCTAGAGGCTAGAATTCACGAGGGCTCAACGGAACCGGCAACGCACAACGCTCTCGCCAAAATCTACATCGACAGCAACAATAATCCAGAACGTTTTCTTAG GGAGAACCAGTACTATGATAGTCGAGTAGTTGGACGCTATTGCGAGAAGAGGGATCCGCACATGGCTTGCATTGCGTATGAACGCGGCCAGTGCGATCTTGAACTGATCAAG gTCTGCAATGAGAATTCCTTGTTCAAGTCCGAAGCTCGTTATCTGGTGAGAAGACGGGATCCGGATCTCTGGGCTAGCGTTCTTACGGACGAGAACACGTTCAGAAGGCAGTTGATTGATCAG GTTGTGCAAACCGCTTTGACGGAAACGCAAGAtcccgacgacgtttcggtGACCGTGAAAGCTTTCATGACAGCCGATTTGCCCAATGAGCTGATTGAGCTTCTCGAGAAGATCGTCTTGGAAAACACTCTTTTCAGCGAACACAG AAATTTACAGAATCTGTTGATTCTGACTGCCATCAAAGCGGATCGATCCAGAGTCATGGAATACATCACTCGTTTGGACAATTACGACGCTCCGGACATTGCAAACATTGCCATCAGCAGCGAGCTGTACGAAGAAGCTTTCGCCATCttcaagaaatttgaagTGAACACGTCTGCAATCCAG GTTCTCATTGAACACGTTCACAATTTGGATCGCGCCTACGAGTTTGCGGAGCGATGCAACGAGCCTTCAGTGTGGAGCCTTTTGGCCAAGGCTCAGCTTGACGCTTTGCTCGTAAAAGAAGCCGTTGATTCCTACATCAAAGCCGACGACCCGTCTGCTTATCCGGAAGTGATTGAGGCCGCTAAATCATCAG GCAATTTTGAAGATTTGGTCAAATATTTGCAAATGGCTcgaaagaaggcgaaagaGTCGAGCATTGACACTGAGCTTGTCTTTGCCTATGCAATGACGAGTAGACTGGCTGAACTGGAAGAATTCATCTCTGGACCCAATCACGCTCAAATCCAGCAG GTTGGAGATCGATGCTACGATGAGAAAATGTACGAAGCGGCCAAGATCCTCTTCAACAACATCTCCAACTTCGCGCGACTAGCGTCAGCTCAAGTGCATCTAGGAGAGTACCAGAACGCTGTAGACAGTGCGCGTAAAGCGAATAGTACTAGAACCTGGAAGGAG gTTTGCTTTGCTTGCGTTGACGGCGAAGAGTTTCGCTTGGCTCAGATGTGCGGTCTTCACATCGTCGTTCACGCGGACGAGCTCAACGAGCTGATCTCTTATTACGAAACTCGCGGCTTCTTCGAAGAGATTATCAGCCTTTTGGAAGCGGCTCTCGGCCTCGAACGCGCTCACATGGGCATGTTCACCGAACTATCGATTCTCTACTCGAAGTACAAGCCGCATAAGATGAGGGAGCATCTTGAATTGTTCTGGTCAAGAGTGAATATACCGAAG GTCCTAAGGGCAGCCGAACAAGCTCACTTGTGGTCAGAATTGGTCTTCCTCTATGACAAATACGAAGAGTACGACAATGCTATCGTGACAATGATAGCGCATCCGTCCGACGCTTGGAAGGAAGCCCAATTCAAGGACATAGTCACCAAAGTGGCCAACATCGAGATCTACTATCGCGCCCTCCAATTCTATCTCGACAACAAGCCCCTGCTTATCAacgatcttcttctcgtcctGTCGCCGCGTCTCGATCACACGCGCGCCGTCACGTTCTTCATTCGAACGAATCAGCTGCCGCTCGTCAAGCCCTACCTTCGATCCGTTCAGAATCTCAACAACAAGGCGGTCAACGAGGCGTTGAACGGTCTTCTCATCGACGAGGAAGACTACCAGGGCGTGCGCAATTCCATCGACGCCTTTGACAACTTCGACAATATCGCTCTCGCCCAGCGTCTCGAAAAACACGCTCTTCTCGAATTCCGTCGCATTGCCGCCTATCTCTACAAGGGGAACAACAGGTGGAAGCAGTCGGTTGAACTCTGCAAGAAGGATCGTCTCTATAGG GATGCCATGACGTATTCGTCTGAGTCGCGCGATCCTTCCATTGCGGAGGATTTGATTGCTTGGTTTTTGGAAATTGGCAATCGCGAGTGTTTTGCCGCGTGCCTTTTCCAGTGCTACGACCTTCTTCATCCCGACGTCATCCTCGAGTTGGCCTGGAGGCACAACATCATGGACTTCGCTATGCCCTACATCATTCAGGTCCTTCGAGAATATACATCAAAG GTTGATAGGCTCCACGTAGCGGACAAggaacgcgaagaagaacgagagaAACAAGAAAATCAACCCAGTATCGTTTACG GCGAGCCTCAACTGATGATCACGTCTGGTGCCGGCATGGGAATGATGCCGCCCGGCGCTGGGATGATGCCGCCTGGCGTGGGCATGGGCCAGCCAGGATTTCCTGGTGCTCCGGGATTCCAGCCGGGCTATGGCCCAATGTAG
- the LOC136187833 gene encoding THO complex subunit 7 homolog, producing MAAAEEEIIRRRLLYDGDGSGDDRRLTTFLRTFIKWCNSDASPEEQSSQYQRLLVTLSQCDFAMAKTDMVCEMNEKELERYETIYKKIETGINDAKKKINDCQEELKEARRIRKHRQEYDALAKIIGEHPVRQDSIAQMKTLEADLADLRGQKEAIDQKLEMRRKQFHVLMYSIQEMQKLLEDEADSPMETES from the exons ATGGCAGCAGCGGAAG AAGAGATTATAAGAAGACGCTTACTgtacgacggcgacggcagcggcgacgaccgCCGATTAACGACGTTTCTTCGAACGTTCATCAAATGGTGCAATTCGGACGCGTCTCCAGAAGAACA GTCATCTCAGTATCAAAGACTGCTCGTCACTCTGAGCCAGTGCGACTTCGCCATGGCTAAGACGGATATGGTGTGCGAGATGAACGAAAAGGAGTTGGAACGATACGAGACGATTTACAAGAAGATTG AGACTGGTATCAATGATGCTAAGAAGAAGATAAACGATTGCCAAGAAGAGCTCAAAGAGGCGAGAAGAATAAGGAAACACAGGCAAG AATATGATGCTTTGGCTAAGATCATAGGGGAGCATCCGGTTCGACAGGACTCTATAGC ACAAATGAAAACTCTTGAGGCGGATCTTGCAGACTTGCGTGGGCAGAAAGAGGCAATTGACCAAAAG CTTGAGATGCGTCGTAAGCAATTTCACGTGCTGATGTATTCTATACAAGAAATGCAGAAGCTCCTCGAAG ATGAAGCAGATTCACCAATGGAAACGGAAAGTTAA